A stretch of Sulfurimonas autotrophica DSM 16294 DNA encodes these proteins:
- a CDS encoding alpha-ketoacid dehydrogenase subunit beta → MSENITYREAVKRAIHKALKEDERVFLMGEDVGRYGGSYAVSMGFLEEFGKERIIDTPLCESGFTGAGIGAAVNGMRPIVEIMTVNFSFLALDQIVNSASALFYMSGGQFNVPLVIRMATGGGNQLGAQHSHSLEGWYAHIPGLKVLTPATIQDAYAMVGLALEDPNPVLIFENATLYNKKGDFDEKAPVLAIGKAFVHREGKDITFLAYGVNLLKALEAADILAKDGIDAEVIDLRSLRPLDNETIMASIKKTHRALIVDEDWKSGSISAEIMARINEDAFYELDAPMARVCSREVPFPYAAHLEQAAMPQVDKIVQTAHEVMES, encoded by the coding sequence ATGAGTGAAAATATAACATACCGTGAAGCAGTCAAAAGGGCTATACATAAAGCATTAAAAGAAGATGAGAGAGTTTTTTTAATGGGTGAAGATGTAGGACGTTACGGCGGGTCATATGCTGTAAGCATGGGATTTTTAGAAGAGTTCGGCAAAGAAAGAATCATAGATACACCACTTTGCGAATCCGGATTTACAGGAGCAGGAATAGGCGCGGCGGTTAATGGTATGAGACCGATTGTTGAAATAATGACAGTCAATTTTAGTTTTTTGGCGCTCGATCAGATTGTCAACAGTGCTTCAGCACTGTTTTATATGTCCGGAGGACAGTTTAATGTTCCTTTGGTTATTCGCATGGCGACAGGAGGAGGGAATCAGCTTGGAGCACAGCATTCTCATTCGCTCGAAGGCTGGTACGCTCATATACCGGGCTTAAAAGTTTTAACTCCTGCAACAATACAAGATGCATATGCAATGGTTGGATTAGCACTGGAGGATCCAAATCCTGTTTTAATCTTTGAAAATGCAACTCTTTATAATAAAAAAGGTGATTTTGATGAGAAAGCACCTGTACTTGCAATAGGGAAGGCTTTTGTTCACAGAGAAGGGAAAGACATAACATTTCTTGCGTATGGTGTCAATTTACTAAAAGCACTCGAGGCAGCTGACATATTGGCAAAAGACGGGATAGATGCTGAAGTTATTGATCTGCGTTCCCTTCGTCCTTTAGATAATGAAACCATTATGGCTTCAATTAAAAAGACACATAGAGCATTGATAGTAGATGAAGATTGGAAATCAGGCAGTATTTCTGCTGAAATAATGGCTCGTATCAATGAAGATGCTTTTTATGAACTTGATGCTCCGATGGCAAGAGTCTGCAGCAGAGAAGTTCCATTTCCCTATGCAGCACATCTGGAACAGGCTGCTATGCCTCAGGTAGATAAAATTGTGCAGACGGCACATGAGGTGATGGAGTCATGA